TCGCACGGGTTTACTTGTCCGATATCCTTGGTGGGAATAAATGTGGATGACAGAACTACCTGTTTTTCATTCGCGGCCATGTACATCGCGCAGCCGGAGCTCTTCGCGGGATCCTCCGTGTTTCCTATAACCGCGGGATAGCCGGAAATATTCAGTTTCTCAAAGTATCCGTAACTCGATTTGTTGTCGTAGTACTGCTGAATGGTGCGACCAGGGAAAATGGTCAAAGAAACTTCTTTCGAGTCAGTATTTTCGCCTTTCCAGACGCATAGGTCGGGTAGGTCGGGTTTGATGTCGTTCTGATCCCTTTCTCCGTTGGTGGTTAGGCCCAGTGTGCTGGCGGCTTCGTTGGTTAGTAGTTCGCAGGGTTCGAGGGCGGCGGGGTTTTTGGGGTTGGTTATTCCGGTTCCGGACCGTGAATCGGACGAGGTCGCGTTGCCGGTGGTTGTTTCCGCCGGGGAATTGGGTTGTTCTGTTGAA
The nucleotide sequence above comes from Actinopolyspora erythraea. Encoded proteins:
- a CDS encoding DUF3558 domain-containing protein; protein product: MTTLRRGALFAGGLALTMALAACTSDSTEQPNSPAETTTGNATSSDSRSGTGITNPKNPAALEPCELLTNEAASTLGLTTNGERDQNDIKPDLPDLCVWKGENTDSKEVSLTIFPGRTIQQYYDNKSSYGYFEKLNISGYPAVIGNTEDPAKSSGCAMYMAANEKQVVLSSTFIPTKDIGQVNPCDLAKQSLELSLPSWPAAN